The following is a genomic window from Strongyloides ratti genome assembly S_ratti_ED321, chromosome : 1.
ATGACAGAAGTTCCTCAAGGAGTAGTTATGATTATCACTGCTATTTATACAAATGATGGttttaatgtattatataaaaatttagctGATATTTTAGATCTcttatcattaattaattcatctgtcaattttataatgtattGTGTTATGTCATCAAGGTATCGTGCCACATTCCTTCAAGTTGTATTAAATCgtaaatttcaaaatattattattaataaaaatggtattacaacattattttttacaaaagaaTTTATTCCATCAACATCTAATGGTaatcaattattaaaaatgaaaagtacttctttacaaaataatattaatgaagaattaaattttttaaataaaaaaaaagatattattaataataaaaatgacaaaCAATCTgtatctattaaaaaaattggtaCTTCTCAATATAGAggtatgaaaaaattaaaaaattcaattggagaaaaaaattgttttgtaTATGAGGATAAAAATCAAGACATTACTAATGTATGTGATACTAATTCAATTTTTGAAGATAACAAAGAAGAATATTCTATTGCAAAAATAGAAGGTGAtattcaaatataatatatatattttatatacaattataaaattgaataaaacgggttatataaataattaattatatatatattcattatatgtgcaataaacttttatctaaaatactttaaaatttaattattaattctatgttttgttatcaaaaaataaattggtATGATTATTTCCGTGACCAATAAAAccatatttttgatatacatattctaaataattttcttagGTTGAAAATAGATATCATAATGTAACAAAAATAAGATGCATCCGGTCGAGATATCTTATCAGTCattaatttgttaaatataaataaaaaatttagatttatatattaaagttaCTATAGTCATGAAAACGTAAGTTTGAcagtttattttaatatgccCTTACTTTAGTCTTTTATTAACTTCACTTTTGATTCTTGGATTCTTACAAACAGCTTTGGCTGTCATAGGATTTGATGGTATTCAACCACTGTCTGTTAGTACCTTACAATGTCTTCATAAAGAAGGATATCGCTTTTTCATTGCTCGTGCTTGGGAATCTTCGGGAAATTACGATTATACTGGAATACAAAACATAAAAAACGCTAGAAATGCTGGATTTGAATATGTTGATGCTTATCTTTTCCCATGTTTATCTTCTGGATGTGCTCATGCTGCTAACCAAGTTGAAGCTACTATTGATAAACTTAAATCATCAGGAGCTAAAATTGGTATGTTGTGGCTTGATATTGAACGTTATGCCTGGCCAGCTAATTTAGCTTCTAATAGAAACTTTATTAGTGCTATGGTTTCTAAAGCTCAATCTATGGGAGTTAAAGTTGGAATTTATTCAAACTATTACAATTGGCAGGCTATTGTTGGTCTTGATTATACTAGTCACAGTAATTgtaagttttaatattttaatatctaaaaatataattatttagtaCCACTTTGGTGGGCTGATTATAATGGACACCAAGATTATACTGGCTTCACACCATTTGGAGGATGGAGTAAACCATCAATTCACCAATATACCGGTGATGTTAATGGAGGATGCGGAGTTGACTTAGATCAATCATGGTACccttaaataatttttaattttttatttgaataaaatgacaataatatttttataaaaaatttaatattaatatttttcttgtaaatattaattaaataatagaaagtaaaatttattaataaaatgatatataaaaaaatattttaaagatataaattagtagtgaaaatttttgttaaaaaaaataataattacaagataaaataaaaagaaaaaaaaaaatatttttctttaaaatacaaatatttccattatattattatcatttatattaatataatcaaatacacacaaaaaaataagtacAAGCTTTACTTGAAAttgtgaaaaaattttaaaaccaCTAAGTCAATCAGCTGCAGCTAacaatttcttaaaatttttgcaaATTATAAGTCCATCTgatgattattttttgaaaaaatctAACATAAAAGAtgcaattaaaaatgttaagataaaaacaattattctacatcatattttttaaatgaattaattaaaattggTCCCATCTTTGTATCACTTCTTAAACTTAAGAtatgatgaaaaatatatcttgAAAAGTTTGAAGTACAAAACATCCTAACTCAAGTAAATGAGCTTCTAAAAACATGAAACCAGATGCGCTGGATTTCTTaagaatttttaactatagtccatgttgaaaatattttctaaacatcaaccgttcttgagataCAACCTATGGTATTTTTGCGCGTCTAATCTAttgtcattattttttttatatctcagtAACTATTGAagatatgaaaatattttgaacgcatattttatttgaaaatcaATTAGTAGTTGAATCCAGAATCTCGCTTGTTTTCATCTCTATTCTGAAACGAGATATAGCAAAagggaaaaattttttctaaatatttattcttatcGACTTTTTATATCTTAGCTAAAACTTATCATATTATCATAAGACTAGCTTCATTCGgatctttttttaatgttggtctaaaataaattgtttctgcaaaaatatctttaatcATTTCAGAGATTCACCATTGATCTAAATATACTCACTTTGACCTCAAGCATAAgtactaaaaaaaacttttttttggaatttcaaaatgaaattataCTCATTTGATAGCCTTTGAAAACTTATGcattttgaatattattaagGCTATATCAAAAACAAAGTTTGAGAAGTTGTGATGAGTTAAAGTTAGAAGCGAAactgaatttaaaaaatgagtGTTTACTGTACCAGACattatctaatatttttttaactttgaAATGAATCAGCTACAAATGAGAAACTTATAAATATTCGTAAATGTCAGATACACTTggtgattttttttttccatacatataaaaaaatacaaaacttttaaaattaatattaacaatattttcttgttatttataaaatataattttaaataataacaatgtttttaaatgatttaaattgtcaaataaataaatacattatttttcataaattaaacttttaacattaaaatttataaagcAATATATGTTGCTGCAAAATAATATAGatgtataatataaatttttactataaatagATATTTGAAGAAATCAAATAATACTGATGTCATTgtgatatataataaattttagttaataataaaaaatattttaataaattttctaactCTAATAATACTAtgcttaaaaataaaaatttaattatttttttccaatTCATTGAATTTactgttaataaatttttttttaagatatttaacaaattttttgtttatttaaaaatataaaagataatggATTAAACGTGTAGAAATACTAAACATCATATTACAAAAGAGAGGGTAATATTTGCAAAAGTAATTAAACGTTGAATTCATCTTTAAAGTTGAAATAAAAGTCTAGCGTATTAAATTACACATTTATTTGAgctttttgaaaaaaaatataaattttttttatatcatgaGAAACTATCTTTGATTCTAATTGATCAAAACAtctaaagttttaatttttttaatatacttgattatatttaaatattaccaTTTTTCAACATCTAtcaaataaatgtatttttattttaaattttcaaagaaaaatttattttttatttcattttgtaaatagaaacaaaaatagtttaacactaatatattaaagtatattttgtaaaattactttttcttattttgtaataaattataatatagtaaacaaatataaatattttgttagtacataaaaactttttttttaaatttatcactAAAGAAATACTttcatttttgttatttaaaataaactttataatgtaaaaataaattatttttaaaaaatttcatttctAAAGTTATCAtgaaatacatttattaatatcaatcAAATTATGACATATTCacttaaatataacaaataacatgatattatttaaaaagtaaccaaaaaataatttaatatatataaaataataataaatattaaaaatattttataaaaataacattaaaaataacattttatttgtcataatttattattaaaattaatattttgtataaattaataaatttttctttaaattaaaaacatatgtGTTTTTAAACAATGTTTTGGAAtgttttgatttattttatattaattatttataattgtttttgttattataataacCATGAAACTGTTTCTGAAAGATATAATTAtgatgaatatttaaatcaatatagagataaaaattttaatgataattatcaaaatcatTATAAACCAAAAGactatgaaaattttaaagctgttccattaaattatttatgttcTGGATATTCGTATGAAAGATTTGGTAAAATTTCTTTAGGAAAATGTAATCAACATTATATGGTAtgtaattttgtttataattcTGGTATTATTGAATCATGTGAAGAAGGTTATATATTTGATAGATATAAGGGTTGTATTCAAGCTTCATCAAGTAAACATTGtataaatacaaataaagATGATAGAGATTTAGCTATAATACAATTGGCAAAAGatgttaaattttgtaaTCAGGGTGCTGGTATTTACAGAGGTCATACAGGAAACAATATATGTTCTAAAGAAATACTTATATGTACTGAACAAAGAAAAccaattttaatatcttgTAGACCtggttttattttatcatttaatccattatctaataatttaggaaaaaaaatagaatgtataaaaaaagttgattGTCAATTTGAAGTTACACACAAAGTAACACCTGTTACAATGGAAATGATGGTTAGGTATTGTCAGAtgaaagataataaaaatgagtataattattttaaattaaaagatgaaaaaatatgtaaaaattggTATGTTTCATGTGGAATTGATACTATACGTGAATTAGTATTTTGTCCacaaaatcaaatatttgaTGAAAGAATTGGTTTCTGTAGAAATAAAGAATATGATGATCAatgtattgaaaaaaaattatgtaccAAACAAAATATGTGGAAATTATTACCATTAGGATATTGTAAAGAAGAATACATTTATTGTCATGGAGAAATACCATATACTAAACGTTgtaattatcattatatatttgatcCATATAATATGAAATGTGTACCAAGAAAAAATGTTgaaatttgtaataaaaatgatggaAAAAATCCTTTAATACCATCTTTAACACaagaaaattgtaaaaaaaatgaaaatattaaattatcatgttcagaattattaaaatgtaaaaatggtgtctataaaaaatatgtatgcCCTCATTTAACAAGATATGATGAAAAATATGACAATtgtattattgataaaaattgtaaaaaatatactcATATTAATACATGTATTGAAGGAGAATTATTTACtgataataattgtaaattaatatttatatgtaaaaatggtaattttattgaaaaaaaatgtatatctaaattattaaatccAATTGAATATGGTGAATGTGATAAATGTTATAGAGATcaacattataataaaaataataatcatattcataataaatattatcatggAATGGAAAGAGAATCATGTAATGATTATGATACAATTCCAAGTcctaataaaaatgaatattatttctgTTATGATGGTTCAtggtatttaaaaaaatgtaaagaaaaaaaaaagtatgatcatcaatataaaatgtgtagatataatgatgatatatcaaatgaatataattatgaaaatcctcaaatttataaatgtattgaTCATATTAGTCCATTAATTCCTGATTATAATGATTGTACATCATTTAGTATGTGTATAAAAGGAAAATATAGAACAATAAAATGTCCAATAGGTTCAATTTTTAATCCTAAAggatcaattaaaaataaaaatttttgtttatcttCAATTACCTGTCCTCCACCtttatataatagaaaatgtaataatggtgaaatgttaataactaaaaattgtAACAAATATTATGAATGTTATCATAATAAATGGAGTGAAAGATATTGTAAAGATGGAAGATATTTTAATGGTCAAACTtgttcaaaaaatattatttgccctaataaagataatttatatcCTTTACCTTTACCAACTCCAGGATATCCTGATTATACAATACCAGGAAAACCAAATTATCCtaataattattgttatgAAGGATCAATACGTGAACatgaaaaatattgtaatagaatatataaatgtattaatggaaaagaagttattaaaaaatgtaaaggTGAATCTGTTTATAGTTGGGTTCATAAACAATGTATTTTTGATACTACATATTGTggtaataaagaaatttgtaaaaatggTGAAAGAagtaatacaaaaaaaactttagATAGAATAAATGAtccattatttaataaatattcagttactaattttataaaatgttacaaCAATAAATGGCATCAAAAAAGATGTAAAACAGGTTTTGTTTTTgatgttataaaattagaaTGCTATATTAAACATATATTCCCTAATTTAccagaaaataataatgataattgtATTGAATCTGGTGGAGAAGCTGGATATAAACCTCATAAATTTGATTGTACcaaattttatcaatgtGCACATGGAAAATGgattgaaaaaaattgcGGCCCAGGTACTGCATGGAATCAAAAGATTACTACATGTGATCATATTGGAAAAGTATCtagttgtaaaaataataatattaattcatattaaataaataaatatttatatatatatatatataaagtttttaaattttatattaaaataaaatattattcaggtttttttaaaaaaaaaaagttatattaaacaagatagtttaatatatatatatatatttatatataaataaataaatagttaaTCACAAAAACAGATAATTCGACATAAATGAATTTTAGATATAGGTTTAGATTTCATTGTTTCAGATGTTTTACGTGTTCTTGTACAATTAAATGTTCTTTCTTCAGCTTCAATAATTGCATCTCTTGCACCAGACCATGATCCAATACCATTTAATCTATATTGATATGGATAAAGTCCATGAAAATAAAGgcttttaaaaagttttatatcacaaaagaaatattttaataaatttggtttaacatttaacattttacCAAGTTTTTCCATATAATCAACATAATGTACTTGTATTGTATGTCTTCTagatttaacaaatatttttttattcttttcaTTACATTTAATTGCATCTTTAAtcatttcattttttgatggtaattttatttttccacTAATTACTGCACAATGAACTCTACATTGCATCTCACTGATAGGCATTATACTACCAGTTGGTTGAATTAAACCAATAATACATAATGTATTGTGTGGAGCAAGTCTTGGTAAGtacatataattatataattcaacaatattttctttaacatCTATCAATGTTCCATTCTCAATTATAGGGAAAGTAAAAGAAAAACCTGTTGCAAAGATAACAACATCAACATCTTCAACATACGTTCCATCATCAAAATGAACTTCTTTTTCACCAAAACTTGATACATTTGGTTTAATAATAACAGTTCCTGATATAATACGATTTGGTAATTCATCATTTACTGTTACATGAGCACTTAAAAATCTATGTTTAGGTTTTAAACCAAATCTACCATGATCAAATCTTTGATTAACTTTTCTTTCAAGTACACTATTTTCAAAACATAATggtattatttttctaatatgataattaaaaCGATTTAAGTATACTTGATCAGATGGTTCACCATGATCAAAAACTCTATTAATAACCCATGATCCTGATCTTGTTGAAAGGTAAACATTTTTAGCACATTTACTTAATTCAACAGCTATATCACCACCTGAATTACCTATAccaataacaataatttttttattgacaAACTCTTGAAAATCTTTATAATCATGACtatgaattatttttcctttaaaattatcttgaCCAATAAATTTAGTAGGCCAATATGGTGTTGTATGATGTCCTGTACATAACATTACTGAATCATACTCTTCTTCTATAACTTCTtctgttttaatattttttgttgtaaCTTTCCATTTACCATTATGTTCAAATTTTTCATGTctttcaatatttataacaattgttgaaaatttaatatatttaattaaattaaaatgttccGCATATGAacgaaaatattttaataattctgaATTATGCATAAAATTTGCTACTTCTGCTGGTGGAGGAAAATCAGAATAAGCAGTCATTTCTTTAGATGTATTTATTACAGTACTTCTCATAACTGTTCCTTCatctaaataaaataaaaatacaaaaaagaaataatttaaatataaaataccTGGACATGGATAAGGTTTAAATCTCCATAAACCACCAATATCATTAGATTTTTCATAACAtgtaacattaaaattactatCTAAAGCACATTTAATAGCCGGTAAACCACTAGCACCAGCTCCAATAACACATACAttaaccattttttttttaatattattataataagatataactaaaaatataataaaatgaattaagtaaaattaaatatctttttccatcttttaatatatgggtgtgtattattataagaatattttctacttttaaatatataatacaattacgtggatttttaatttaaaattttattatatcaaataaaaaaatcaaatcaagtatattttaatgatcaaactacaaaataaaaacttaaataaaaagtataattaaaaacaaaatatgtaTCATTTAGTttgacatttttaataatttatataaatagtaaaaataatgttaaattatataatttaatgttaatttaactttaaataatttgttaattcaaatatatataagttttttatttttttcatttatttaatttgcttttaaaaagtacaaaaattaaaataattgtgtttgtattttttttttatttaaaattattacatttatatttttatttaatgattgataaatttgtttatacataatataaagatgatattatattaaaatatattttaaatttttactaactAGTTCAAAAGAAAGTTCATATATTAGAAAGAAAAGAAATGTTATTTTGAAAGAAAATGAAGAGAAATTATATTAgacataattttaatgtatattattaagataaattaaagggtaacatattaatttaaattaaaaaaaaaaaaactacaaAGACATTgttacattatatatattatagtaaataaaataatttattatgaaaTTAATTAAGAAACACTACAATATTTcttatgataatttatttaaatcatataataaaacttgtaaatatataaaatattaattttttaaccatgttaaaaattgtttaaagttattttattgtatcattagtattaaaaaagtagcacatcaataattattaaattaattaaaaatattttttgttgtttttatGATAGAAGTTTTACTTTCaaaatcttcattttttttattattatttttttggaaagatttagataaataatttttattttttcttgttctctttattttataaacattatcCATAACTACATCTGTTTCATCAATAATTTCTGCcattaatatttcttcaaCAATATCTTCAAGTGTTACCAAACCACAAAGTAccatttctttttcatttattattcttttttttatcatagcTAAATGATAATCaccttttttaaattcttctaacattatttttaatggtgTATCTTCAAATACAAAACGAAGGATGTGTTCAATATGTTTACATACagttttaattgtaaaattttcatCAGGACCTACTAAAGCAAGatctttaataaataataatgatacaacattatttttattattatttgcaTATATTGGTATTCTTGTATATCCTGTATTAACAATTTCTGTAACTGTATTTGGATTAAGAATAGTTGTTTCAGGTAACATATAAACATCTTCAATTTTTGTCATAACATCTTTAACAGTTTTATCAGCTATTTCCATAGCTCCAACagcaatttttaattcttctgATAATGTAcctttatattttgttgtcatttttattaattctataagtttttttctatcatatGATACTACTTCATCATCTAATATAAAATCAAGAACTTTTGAAATTGGATAAGCTAATGGAAATGTTAACATCATAAAAAATCTTGTTATCCATATTGTTCTTGCTCCAACAGCAAGACCTTTTTTAACACAAAGTGATTGAGGAAATATTTCACCAAATACAACAATACCAGCTGATGATGCTATTAAAGCAACAATTCCTGATGTTAAATCATCCATTAAAATAGATATTGCAGAATTAACACATACATTTCCTATAAGAAGAGAACATAATAAAAGATTACCACTTTTTCTAATTGGTATAATTGCCTCagcatattttttttctgtttttGAACCTGATTTACAAATTAATTCTAATTCTTGTAATGTCAATGTCATTAATCCTAAATTTAAGCCAGAAAATAGTcctgataataaaattaacaatattattatacaaatttGAATCCAAAAAGGCATAAGATATTCtctttgttttaaaaaagttgaaataataaaatctatattattaacaagtaaatataaattatttataggtTCTGTAGATAAATGATAACATAACATATAAATTGATTTTGTATTAGgaaaaatagttataaatgttaatttttcttttgt
Proteins encoded in this region:
- a CDS encoding Glycoside hydrolase, family 25 and Glycoside hydrolase, catalytic domain and Glycoside hydrolase, superfamily domain-containing protein gives rise to the protein MKTLLLTSLLILGFLQTALAVIGFDGIQPLSVSTLQCLHKEGYRFFIARAWESSGNYDYTGIQNIKNARNAGFEYVDAYLFPCLSSGCAHAANQVEATIDKLKSSGAKIGMLWLDIERYAWPANLASNRNFISAMVSKAQSMGVKVGIYSNYYNWQAIVGLDYTSHSNLPLWWADYNGHQDYTGFTPFGGWSKPSIHQYTGDVNGGCGVDLDQSWYP
- a CDS encoding Chitin binding domain-containing protein, producing the protein MFWNVLIYFILIIYNCFCYYNNHETVSERYNYDEYLNQYRDKNFNDNYQNHYKPKDYENFKAVPLNYLCSGYSYERFGKISLGKCNQHYMVCNFVYNSGIIESCEEGYIFDRYKGCIQASSSKHCINTNKDDRDLAIIQLAKDVKFCNQGAGIYRGHTGNNICSKEILICTEQRKPILISCRPGFILSFNPLSNNLGKKIECIKKVDCQFEVTHKVTPVTMEMMVRYCQMKDNKNEYNYFKLKDEKICKNWYVSCGIDTIRELVFCPQNQIFDERIGFCRNKEYDDQCIEKKLCTKQNMWKLLPLGYCKEEYIYCHGEIPYTKRCNYHYIFDPYNMKCVPRKNVEICNKNDGKNPLIPSLTQENCKKNENIKLSCSELLKCKNGVYKKYVCPHLTRYDEKYDNCIIDKNCKKYTHINTCIEGELFTDNNCKLIFICKNGNFIEKKCISKLLNPIEYGECDKCYRDQHYNKNNNHIHNKYYHGMERESCNDYDTIPSPNKNEYYFCYDGSWYLKKCKEKKKYDHQYKMCRYNDDISNEYNYENPQIYKCIDHISPLIPDYNDCTSFSMCIKGKYRTIKCPIGSIFNPKGSIKNKNFCLSSITCPPPLYNRKCNNGEMLITKNCNKYYECYHNKWSERYCKDGRYFNGQTCSKNIICPNKDNLYPLPLPTPGYPDYTIPGKPNYPNNYCYEGSIREHEKYCNRIYKCINGKEVIKKCKGESVYSWVHKQCIFDTTYCGNKEICKNGERSNTKKTLDRINDPLFNKYSVTNFIKCYNNKWHQKRCKTGFVFDVIKLECYIKHIFPNLPENNNDNCIESGGEAGYKPHKFDCTKFYQCAHGKWIEKNCGPGTAWNQKITTCDHIGKVSSCKNNNINSY
- a CDS encoding Flavin monooxygenase FMO family and Flavin monooxygenase (FMO) 5 family and Dimethylaniline monooxygenase, N-oxide-forming family and Flavin monooxygenase-like family-containing protein: MVNVCVIGAGASGLPAIKCALDSNFNVTCYEKSNDIGGLWRFKPYPCPDEGTVMRSTVINTSKEMTAYSDFPPPAEVANFMHNSELLKYFRSYAEHFNLIKYIKFSTIVINIERHEKFEHNGKWKVTTKNIKTEEVIEEEYDSVMLCTGHHTTPYWPTKFIGQDNFKGKIIHSHDYKDFQEFVNKKIIVIGIGNSGGDIAVELSKCAKNVYLSTRSGSWVINRVFDHGEPSDQVYLNRFNYHIRKIIPLCFENSVLERKVNQRFDHGRFGLKPKHRFLSAHVTVNDELPNRIISGTVIIKPNVSSFGEKEVHFDDGTYVEDVDVVIFATGFSFTFPIIENGTLIDVKENIVELYNYMYLPRLAPHNTLCIIGLIQPTGSIMPISEMQCRVHCAVISGKIKLPSKNEMIKDAIKCNEKNKKIFVKSRRHTIQVHYVDYMEKLGKMLNVKPNLLKYFFCDIKLFKSLYFHGLYPYQYRLNGIGSWSGARDAIIEAEERTFNCTRTRKTSETMKSKPISKIHLCRIICFCD